Proteins from a single region of Stappia sp. ES.058:
- the pabB gene encoding aminodeoxychorismate synthase component I encodes MLRGLSRFSFMGDASGPFARSAIFHDGGQSAEVRDGRGEAAPRPLGKSVFEYLEEFHRTPAVHTPAGLDCPFVGGHVGFFGYELKRLTCGAAAHEAPTPDAAFLFADRLLAFDHRDGIVHAIALAKAGDAADRDAAQQWVEETIAALGQVREPAPPAPEPAGTPPRFRLRHDRAAYLARIKTCLEEIAAGESYEICLTNTLEAEVDLDPLDLYRILRRRNPAPYSAFLRFGDLAIASSSPERFLRIDPDGSVETKPIKGTERRDSDPARDAAIAEGLRLDEKSRSENLMIVDLMRNDLGRVCETGSVHVPSLMHVESYETVHQLVSVVRGRIRAGESPVSCIASCFPGGSMTGAPKVRTLEIIDRLEEAARGVYSGAIGYLSLTGAVDLNIVIRTVVCTPGDVSIGCGGAIVYLSDPQAEFDEILLKAQAPMAAVAEAAGAATDTPPQVANAGQDRPDLAVNGGIRAPRREEAAAVGAAVEALLRELGGPGPQFRAEATRAVCEGFCENERDGFIRIAETEGGDIAGVALVSVVRAARTSGDYAVLQELWVDVGARGSGVGAALLAAVDAEARRRGLPQVEVSLPKPGHPHAERLQAFYARAGYAPAGQRMRRSLA; translated from the coding sequence ATGCTTCGGGGACTGTCGCGCTTCTCCTTCATGGGCGATGCCTCCGGCCCGTTTGCCCGCTCCGCGATCTTTCACGATGGCGGCCAGTCCGCAGAGGTCCGAGACGGCCGGGGCGAGGCGGCGCCAAGACCGCTCGGCAAGTCGGTGTTCGAATATCTGGAGGAATTCCACCGCACGCCGGCCGTTCATACACCTGCGGGTCTCGACTGTCCCTTCGTCGGCGGGCATGTCGGGTTCTTCGGATATGAACTCAAGCGCCTGACCTGCGGCGCGGCCGCGCATGAGGCCCCGACCCCAGATGCGGCCTTCCTGTTTGCCGACCGCCTGCTGGCGTTCGATCACCGCGACGGCATCGTGCATGCAATTGCGCTTGCAAAGGCGGGCGATGCGGCGGATCGGGATGCAGCGCAACAGTGGGTGGAGGAAACGATTGCCGCGCTCGGGCAGGTCCGCGAGCCCGCGCCGCCGGCGCCGGAACCCGCCGGGACCCCACCGCGATTTCGCCTGCGCCACGACCGGGCTGCCTATCTGGCACGCATCAAGACCTGTCTTGAGGAAATCGCGGCCGGCGAAAGCTACGAGATCTGTCTCACCAACACCCTTGAGGCGGAGGTGGATCTCGATCCGCTCGATCTCTATCGCATCTTGCGCCGCCGCAATCCCGCGCCCTATTCCGCCTTTCTCAGGTTCGGCGATCTTGCGATTGCCAGTTCCTCTCCGGAGCGCTTCCTGCGCATCGACCCGGACGGCAGCGTCGAGACCAAGCCGATCAAGGGGACGGAACGGCGTGACAGCGATCCGGCCCGCGACGCGGCCATCGCCGAAGGGCTGCGGCTTGACGAGAAGAGCCGCTCGGAAAACCTGATGATCGTCGACTTGATGCGCAACGATCTGGGGCGGGTGTGCGAGACTGGCTCCGTGCATGTGCCGAGCCTGATGCATGTCGAAAGCTATGAGACCGTGCATCAGCTCGTCTCGGTGGTGCGCGGCCGCATTCGCGCCGGCGAAAGCCCCGTGAGCTGCATCGCGTCCTGCTTTCCCGGCGGCTCGATGACCGGCGCGCCCAAGGTGCGCACGCTGGAGATCATCGACCGGCTCGAAGAGGCCGCACGCGGCGTCTATTCCGGGGCGATCGGTTATCTGTCGCTGACGGGCGCGGTCGATCTCAACATCGTCATCCGAACCGTCGTTTGCACGCCGGGCGATGTGTCCATCGGTTGCGGTGGAGCAATCGTCTATCTCTCCGACCCGCAAGCCGAGTTCGACGAGATCCTGCTCAAGGCGCAAGCGCCGATGGCGGCCGTCGCCGAGGCGGCCGGAGCTGCGACCGATACGCCTCCACAGGTGGCAAACGCCGGGCAGGACCGACCTGACTTGGCCGTAAACGGCGGGATTCGCGCGCCCCGCAGGGAGGAAGCGGCGGCGGTCGGCGCGGCCGTCGAGGCGTTGCTGCGCGAACTCGGCGGGCCCGGGCCGCAGTTTCGAGCCGAGGCGACACGCGCCGTGTGCGAAGGCTTCTGCGAAAACGAACGCGACGGCTTCATCCGCATTGCGGAAACCGAAGGCGGCGACATTGCCGGCGTCGCGCTCGTCTCCGTGGTTCGGGCCGCGCGTACCTCCGGCGACTACGCCGTGCTGCAGGAGCTCTGGGTGGACGTGGGTGCGCGCGGCAGCGGTGTCGGTGCGGCCCTGCTTGCGGCGGTTGACGCGGAAGCGCGACGCCGTGGCCTGCCGCAGGTGGAGGTGTCCCTGCCGAAACCCGGCCATCCGCATGCCGAACGGCTCCAGGCGTTCTACGCCCGGGCCGGATACGCGCCGGCGGGCCAGCGCATGCGGCGGAGCCTGGCATGA
- a CDS encoding methionine gamma-lyase gives MLKNTPLGFATRAIHHGYDPLANDGALTPPVHMTSTFAFDTAEQGGEMFAGERAGHVYSRISNPTLALLEERIADLEGGEAGVAFASGMGAITAVMWSFLAPGDEIIVDKTLYGCTFAFFRHGLAKFGITVTHVDLRDPKTLEAAISERTRIVYFESPANPNMRLVDIAAVSKVAHAASARVVVDNTYATPVLTRPLELGADIVVHSATKYLGGHGDLVAGLAAGSAEDMQEVRLVGLKDMTGAVMAPLTAHLVLRGLKTLELRMERHCQNAMAIAELLVEHPAVSVVHYPGLAGFPQHDLAARQMPGFGGMVAFELAEGMAAGIRFMNALSLARRAVSLGDAETLVQHPASMTHSTYTAEERAAHDIPDGLIRLSAGLETRDDILADVSAALDRLRAQAA, from the coding sequence ATGCTGAAAAACACGCCCCTTGGTTTCGCGACACGCGCCATCCACCACGGCTACGATCCGCTTGCCAATGACGGCGCCTTGACGCCGCCGGTTCACATGACCTCGACCTTCGCCTTCGACACGGCAGAACAGGGCGGCGAAATGTTCGCCGGCGAGCGGGCGGGCCATGTCTACAGCCGCATTTCCAACCCGACGCTGGCGCTGCTGGAAGAGCGGATCGCGGATCTGGAAGGCGGCGAGGCCGGCGTCGCCTTCGCCTCCGGCATGGGCGCGATCACCGCCGTGATGTGGAGCTTTCTCGCGCCGGGCGACGAGATCATCGTCGACAAGACGCTCTACGGCTGCACCTTTGCCTTCTTCCGGCACGGCCTGGCGAAATTCGGCATCACCGTCACCCATGTCGACCTGCGCGACCCGAAGACGCTTGAAGCCGCGATTTCGGAGCGAACCCGGATCGTCTATTTCGAAAGCCCGGCCAATCCGAACATGCGGCTCGTCGATATCGCGGCGGTCTCCAAGGTCGCCCATGCCGCCAGCGCCCGCGTCGTCGTCGACAACACCTATGCGACGCCGGTGCTGACCCGGCCGCTCGAGCTTGGCGCCGACATCGTCGTGCATTCCGCCACCAAGTATCTGGGCGGACACGGCGATCTCGTCGCGGGCCTTGCTGCCGGGTCGGCCGAGGACATGCAGGAGGTGCGGCTCGTCGGGCTGAAGGACATGACCGGGGCCGTGATGGCGCCGCTCACAGCCCACCTCGTGCTGCGCGGGCTGAAGACACTGGAACTGAGGATGGAGCGGCATTGCCAAAACGCAATGGCGATCGCCGAACTGCTGGTCGAGCATCCGGCGGTGTCGGTCGTGCACTATCCGGGCCTCGCCGGCTTTCCGCAGCATGATCTCGCGGCACGGCAGATGCCGGGCTTCGGCGGCATGGTCGCCTTCGAGCTCGCCGAGGGCATGGCCGCCGGCATCCGCTTCATGAACGCGCTGTCGCTTGCACGGCGGGCGGTGAGCCTGGGCGATGCCGAAACGCTGGTCCAGCATCCGGCAAGCATGACCCATTCGACCTATACGGCGGAGGAGCGCGCCGCCCATGATATCCCCGACGGGCTAATCCGCCTGTCGGCGGGTCTCGAGACAAGGGACGACATTCTCGCGGATGTTTCGGCGGCACTCGACCGCCTGCGCGCGCAGGCCGCCTGA
- a CDS encoding NADPH-dependent FMN reductase: MKDVRILVFSGSTRSGSFNTKLAELVAKRVDAAGAQATHLSLADYPMPIYNGDIEADEGVPENAKALKEVMQAHHGVFIASPEYNTSISPLLKNTLDWVSRLSGDDEPPAAAFKNRVFALGAASPGALGGIRGLMGLRTIMEIGYGALVIPEMSTVPGAGSAFEDDGALSDARAAGLLDGMVKRLIDEAALRA; encoded by the coding sequence ATGAAAGACGTTCGTATTCTCGTTTTCTCCGGCTCGACCCGGTCGGGATCCTTCAACACGAAGCTCGCCGAACTGGTCGCCAAGCGCGTGGACGCCGCAGGCGCGCAAGCGACACACCTCTCGCTCGCCGACTATCCGATGCCGATCTACAACGGCGACATCGAAGCAGACGAGGGTGTTCCGGAAAACGCGAAGGCGCTGAAGGAGGTGATGCAGGCCCATCATGGCGTCTTCATCGCCAGCCCCGAATACAACACCTCGATTTCCCCGCTGCTGAAGAACACGCTCGACTGGGTGTCGCGGCTGTCTGGGGACGACGAGCCGCCGGCGGCGGCCTTCAAGAACCGGGTGTTCGCGCTCGGGGCCGCCTCTCCCGGCGCATTGGGCGGAATCCGGGGGCTGATGGGGCTGCGCACGATCATGGAAATCGGCTATGGCGCCCTGGTCATCCCGGAAATGTCGACGGTCCCGGGCGCCGGCTCCGCCTTCGAAGACGACGGGGCGCTGTCGGACGCGCGCGCCGCCGGCCTGCTTGATGGCATGGTGAAGCGGTTGATTGACGAGGCGGCGTTGAGGGCCTGA
- a CDS encoding class I SAM-dependent methyltransferase, which translates to MLEVSARKVKGFSAKLADEVRFIRSWAENPLTTGAVSPSGPDLTRRMADVIEVERTGPVLEIGPGTGVVTHAILERGIHPSRVIALEYNDGFCALLRRRYPDMTVVRGDAYKLREMLADVPEGSLASIVSSMPLFSRPKKERRALLMQAFELLPPGAPFIQFSYALVPPIPAEPELFSIERSGWILRNLPPARVWVYRKTV; encoded by the coding sequence ATGCTCGAGGTTTCCGCCCGCAAGGTCAAAGGGTTTTCCGCCAAGCTTGCAGATGAGGTTCGTTTCATCCGAAGCTGGGCGGAAAACCCGCTGACAACAGGCGCCGTCAGCCCGTCCGGTCCTGATCTGACCCGTCGCATGGCGGATGTCATCGAGGTCGAGCGGACAGGTCCGGTGCTTGAAATCGGGCCCGGCACCGGCGTGGTCACCCATGCCATCCTCGAGCGCGGCATTCACCCGTCCCGCGTCATTGCGCTGGAATACAACGACGGCTTCTGCGCGCTTCTGCGTCGCCGCTACCCGGACATGACCGTGGTCCGGGGCGACGCCTACAAGCTGCGCGAGATGCTGGCCGATGTGCCGGAGGGTTCGCTCGCCAGCATCGTCTCCTCCATGCCGCTGTTTTCACGTCCGAAGAAAGAACGCCGTGCGCTCCTCATGCAGGCGTTCGAACTGCTGCCGCCGGGCGCGCCCTTCATCCAGTTTTCCTACGCGCTGGTGCCGCCGATCCCGGCCGAGCCGGAGCTGTTTTCCATCGAGCGCAGCGGCTGGATACTCCGGAACCTTCCGCCCGCACGCGTCTGGGTCTACCGCAAGACGGTGTGA
- a CDS encoding ImmA/IrrE family metallo-endopeptidase: MENRIRVKSNLDILSEFASRYPVDVKAAAEAIGVRVFYDELPAGMSGKIQRDENGKYYIVANINEPDERQRFTIAHELGHYIYHRSLIGDGVSDSPAYRALDESVYETTPLERFHETQANRFAANLLMPRALLRKAEAEHPDADPRRLAAFFGVSEDAMRIRQGLPTKRQKALQEEAL; encoded by the coding sequence ATGGAGAACAGGATACGAGTTAAGTCCAATCTTGACATCCTGTCGGAGTTTGCATCTCGGTATCCAGTAGACGTGAAGGCGGCCGCAGAGGCTATTGGCGTGCGCGTTTTTTATGATGAATTGCCGGCAGGCATGTCAGGGAAAATTCAACGTGACGAGAACGGTAAATATTACATTGTAGCAAATATAAACGAGCCTGACGAGCGTCAGAGGTTTACGATTGCCCATGAGCTTGGCCACTATATTTATCACCGTTCTTTGATAGGCGATGGGGTGTCAGATTCCCCAGCATACCGAGCGCTGGATGAGTCGGTATACGAAACGACGCCCCTTGAGCGATTTCACGAGACGCAAGCTAATCGTTTTGCCGCAAATCTTCTTATGCCCCGAGCGCTGTTGAGGAAAGCAGAGGCAGAACACCCCGACGCCGACCCTAGAAGGCTGGCAGCGTTTTTTGGAGTGTCTGAAGATGCAATGCGGATCAGGCAAGGGTTGCCTACAAAAAGGCAAAAGGCCTTACAAGAAGAAGCTCTATAA
- a CDS encoding Lrp/AsnC family transcriptional regulator, translating to MDEIDRKIIRALQRNGRLSNQDLSDKVGLSPSPCLRRVRNLEQAGVIDGYAAIVDQEGYGLPVTVFLQVRLERHAQDSVGTFEAAVARIDEIMECYLMAGDRDYLLRVVVASLADYEDFIRRRIHKIPGIASLESSFAFGVVKRSQVLPG from the coding sequence ATGGACGAAATCGACCGTAAGATCATCCGTGCCCTCCAGCGAAATGGCCGGTTGAGCAACCAGGACCTGTCGGACAAGGTGGGCCTGTCGCCCTCGCCCTGTCTGCGCCGGGTGCGCAATCTGGAACAGGCCGGCGTGATCGACGGCTATGCCGCGATTGTGGATCAGGAAGGCTACGGGCTGCCGGTCACCGTGTTCCTGCAGGTGCGTCTGGAACGCCACGCGCAGGACAGCGTTGGTACCTTCGAGGCGGCCGTGGCACGCATCGACGAGATCATGGAATGTTACCTGATGGCGGGCGATCGGGATTATCTCCTGCGGGTCGTCGTCGCCTCGCTCGCCGACTATGAGGATTTCATCCGCAGGCGGATCCACAAGATCCCCGGCATCGCCTCGCTGGAATCGAGTTTCGCCTTTGGCGTCGTCAAGCGCAGCCAGGTGCTTCCGGGATAG
- a CDS encoding chorismate mutase, which produces MTADTQSLLAPYRDQLNEIDETLVTLVAERLTICAQVAHTKRRHGIAMMQPDRVEEVKSRCAKLGADQGLDPEFVRALYGLIIGEACALEDRIIER; this is translated from the coding sequence ATGACGGCCGACACGCAAAGCCTGCTGGCGCCCTATCGTGACCAGCTGAACGAGATCGACGAGACGCTGGTCACGCTTGTGGCCGAGCGGCTGACGATCTGCGCGCAGGTGGCGCACACCAAGCGCCGTCACGGCATCGCCATGATGCAGCCCGACCGGGTGGAGGAGGTGAAAAGCCGTTGCGCGAAGCTGGGCGCGGACCAGGGTCTCGATCCGGAGTTCGTTCGCGCGCTCTACGGCCTGATCATCGGCGAGGCCTGCGCGCTGGAAGACCGGATCATCGAGCGATGA
- a CDS encoding aminodeoxychorismate/anthranilate synthase component II, with protein MSKNTVGGTIIVDNYDSFTFNVAQILAEIAGEEPVVLPNSVPWREIRKIPHRRIILSPGPGAPSRAADVGSSMDVLRFAECPVLGICLGHQCLVAHFGGDVGRAPEPFHGRISRIHCRPDPLFAGLPAAFDVTRYHSLIAHRPLPDCLECIAETGEGLVMAVRHRLRPLWGVQFHPESICSEQGAALLANFVRPVPLRQAAGLSGAVRAARREAEAV; from the coding sequence ATGTCTAAAAATACGGTTGGCGGGACCATAATTGTAGACAACTATGATTCATTTACATTCAATGTTGCGCAGATTCTGGCGGAAATTGCCGGAGAAGAGCCGGTTGTTCTTCCAAATTCTGTTCCCTGGCGTGAAATCCGGAAGATCCCGCATCGTCGGATCATCCTTTCGCCCGGTCCGGGTGCTCCGTCGCGTGCGGCCGATGTCGGGTCTTCCATGGATGTCCTGCGGTTCGCGGAGTGCCCTGTGCTCGGCATCTGTCTCGGGCATCAGTGTCTTGTCGCGCATTTCGGCGGCGATGTCGGGCGGGCGCCCGAACCGTTCCACGGGCGCATCAGCCGCATTCACTGCCGTCCCGACCCTCTCTTCGCCGGATTGCCCGCCGCTTTCGACGTGACCCGCTACCATTCGCTGATCGCGCATCGACCGCTTCCCGACTGCCTCGAGTGCATCGCCGAGACCGGAGAGGGACTGGTCATGGCTGTGCGGCATCGTCTCCGGCCACTCTGGGGTGTGCAGTTTCATCCCGAATCGATCTGTTCCGAGCAGGGCGCGGCCTTGCTCGCCAATTTCGTTCGGCCGGTCCCCTTGCGCCAGGCTGCCGGCCTTTCCGGCGCGGTCCGTGCGGCGCGTCGCGAAGCGGAAGCAGTCTGA
- a CDS encoding transketolase — protein MTTPAKTRLKQIERKLLWLSCWTIHNANHLREKSPDGLKVGGHQASCASMASIMTALYFTSLRPQDRVAVKPHASPLFHAMQYLAGNQTRDKLEAFRAYGGAQSYPSRTKDVDDVDFSTGSVGLGVAITAFASMVQDYLGAKNWAKPGPEGRMVALVGDAELDEGNVYEALQEGWKHGLRNTWWIIDYNRQSLDGVVREGLAGRIRAIFGAFGWDVVLVKHGALQQEAFAEEGGDALRDWIDSCPNQLYSALAFQGGAAWRNRLLDDIGDQGPVTALIERRSDAELLELMTNLGGHCVETLSQTFAEQAKHDRPVAFLAYTIKGWNTPLAGHKDNHAGLMTPAQMETFRNAMGVREGHEWEPAEGLDMRSAELDAFVKKTPFFAKGARRHASPHVATPGPQFLDDKVLSTQAGFGKILDALAKSDHPLAERVVTTSPDVTVSTNLGPWVNRRGLFSREDMADTFRDQRIPSTQKWGFSPKGQHIELGIAEMNLFLLLGAAGLSHSLFGERLLPVGTLYDPFISRGLDALNYACYQDARFLVVGTPSGVTLAPEGGAHQSVATPLIGMSQDGLAAFEPAWLDELSILMDWSFDYMQRDGEGDPDERTWLRDETGGSVYLRLSTQALEQPARREDEAFRQGVIDGAYWLREPGPNCEVVIAYQGVVGPEAIEAAGRIGTDRRDIGVLAVTSADRLNAGWHAAMRMRKRGSRGAMSHIERLLAPLPAHCTMITAIDGHPATLAWLGSVCGHRTAALGVEHFGQTGTIADLHHHFGIDADAIVAAASELAPGRPVRLANPI, from the coding sequence ATGACGACGCCCGCCAAGACCCGTCTGAAGCAGATCGAGCGCAAACTCTTGTGGCTTTCCTGCTGGACGATCCACAACGCCAACCACCTGCGCGAAAAAAGCCCGGACGGACTGAAGGTGGGCGGGCACCAGGCCTCCTGCGCCTCGATGGCGTCGATCATGACCGCGCTCTATTTCACCAGCCTCCGGCCGCAGGACCGGGTGGCGGTGAAGCCGCATGCCTCGCCGCTGTTTCACGCCATGCAGTATCTCGCCGGCAACCAGACCCGCGACAAGCTGGAGGCGTTTCGGGCCTATGGCGGCGCGCAGTCCTACCCCAGCCGGACCAAGGACGTCGACGACGTGGATTTCTCCACCGGCTCGGTCGGTCTCGGCGTCGCGATCACGGCCTTCGCCTCGATGGTTCAGGACTATCTTGGCGCCAAGAACTGGGCAAAACCCGGGCCGGAAGGGCGCATGGTGGCGCTGGTCGGCGACGCCGAGCTTGACGAGGGCAATGTCTACGAGGCGCTGCAGGAGGGCTGGAAGCACGGGCTGCGCAACACCTGGTGGATCATCGACTACAACCGCCAGAGCCTCGACGGCGTCGTGCGCGAAGGCCTCGCCGGCCGCATCCGGGCGATCTTCGGCGCCTTCGGCTGGGACGTGGTGCTCGTGAAACACGGCGCGCTGCAGCAGGAAGCCTTCGCGGAAGAGGGCGGAGACGCGCTGCGCGACTGGATCGACAGCTGCCCGAACCAGCTCTATTCCGCGCTCGCCTTCCAGGGCGGGGCGGCGTGGCGCAATCGGCTTCTGGACGACATCGGCGACCAGGGTCCGGTGACGGCGCTGATCGAGCGGCGTTCCGACGCCGAGCTTCTCGAACTGATGACCAACCTTGGCGGCCACTGCGTCGAGACGCTTTCGCAGACCTTCGCCGAACAGGCAAAGCACGACCGGCCGGTCGCCTTCCTCGCCTATACGATCAAGGGCTGGAACACGCCGCTCGCCGGACACAAGGACAATCACGCCGGGCTGATGACGCCGGCGCAGATGGAGACCTTCCGAAATGCCATGGGCGTGCGCGAAGGGCACGAATGGGAGCCTGCGGAAGGCCTCGACATGAGGTCCGCCGAGCTTGACGCCTTCGTCAAGAAGACGCCGTTCTTCGCCAAGGGCGCGCGCCGGCATGCTTCGCCGCATGTCGCGACGCCGGGGCCGCAGTTCCTCGACGACAAGGTGCTCTCCACCCAGGCCGGCTTCGGCAAGATCCTGGACGCACTGGCGAAATCCGATCATCCGCTGGCAGAGCGCGTGGTCACCACCTCTCCGGACGTGACCGTTTCCACCAACCTCGGCCCCTGGGTCAACCGGCGCGGACTGTTCTCGCGCGAGGACATGGCCGACACCTTCCGCGACCAGCGCATCCCCTCGACACAGAAATGGGGATTTTCGCCCAAGGGCCAGCACATCGAGCTCGGCATCGCGGAGATGAACCTGTTTCTGCTGCTGGGGGCCGCCGGCCTGTCGCATTCGCTCTTCGGCGAACGCCTCCTGCCGGTCGGCACGCTCTACGATCCCTTCATCTCGCGCGGACTGGATGCGCTCAACTACGCCTGCTACCAGGACGCCCGCTTCCTGGTGGTCGGCACGCCGTCGGGCGTGACGCTGGCGCCGGAAGGCGGCGCGCACCAGTCGGTCGCCACCCCGCTGATCGGCATGAGCCAGGACGGGCTGGCCGCCTTCGAACCCGCATGGCTCGACGAGTTGTCGATCCTGATGGACTGGAGCTTCGACTACATGCAGCGCGACGGCGAGGGCGACCCGGACGAGCGCACCTGGCTGCGCGACGAGACCGGCGGATCGGTCTATCTGCGGCTTTCGACCCAGGCACTGGAACAGCCCGCGCGGCGCGAGGACGAGGCTTTTCGCCAGGGCGTGATCGACGGCGCCTACTGGCTGCGCGAACCCGGCCCCAACTGCGAGGTGGTGATTGCCTATCAGGGCGTCGTCGGGCCGGAAGCGATCGAGGCTGCGGGGCGCATCGGCACCGACCGGCGCGACATCGGCGTGCTGGCGGTGACCTCGGCCGACCGGCTGAACGCCGGCTGGCACGCGGCGATGCGCATGCGCAAGCGCGGTAGCCGGGGGGCGATGAGCCACATCGAACGGCTTCTTGCGCCGCTTCCCGCCCATTGCACGATGATCACGGCGATCGACGGCCATCCGGCGACACTCGCCTGGCTCGGCTCGGTTTGCGGCCACCGTACGGCAGCGCTCGGCGTGGAGCACTTCGGCCAGACCGGAACGATCGCGGACCTGCATCACCACTTCGGGATCGATGCCGACGCCATCGTCGCCGCCGCCTCGGAACTGGCACCCGGACGGCCCGTCAGGCTGGCGAACCCGATTTGA
- a CDS encoding MmcQ/YjbR family DNA-binding protein: MTRAQFNAYCRALPGATSVVQWGGASVWKVGGKIFALCSTWGPVSEEAIAFKCSDLASQMLCERDGVVPAPYLARAKWVQVRTNDALSDDDIRAYLSEAHRLIAAKLTRKQRADLGLCDPTAIPEAPGCA; this comes from the coding sequence ATGACACGGGCACAATTCAACGCGTATTGCCGCGCGCTCCCTGGCGCGACAAGTGTGGTTCAATGGGGCGGCGCATCGGTCTGGAAGGTCGGCGGGAAGATCTTTGCCCTGTGCTCGACCTGGGGTCCGGTGAGCGAGGAAGCCATCGCGTTCAAGTGCTCCGACCTCGCCTCGCAGATGCTGTGCGAGCGCGACGGCGTGGTGCCGGCGCCCTATCTTGCGCGGGCCAAATGGGTGCAGGTTCGCACCAATGATGCGTTGAGCGATGACGATATCCGCGCCTATCTGAGCGAGGCGCACAGGCTGATCGCGGCAAAACTCACGCGCAAGCAGCGGGCGGATCTCGGCCTCTGCGACCCGACCGCTATCCCGGAAGCACCTGGCTGCGCTTGA
- a CDS encoding MFS transporter, translating into MSGSGSKTLGGTSRQTVLLAALGVGAVAIGMDTFVVIGVLNEIAASLEIPATRAGQLVSVYALSYAVFAPLSAWLLRGLDRRRVILLAIGFFLAGNLACGLATGFHQIVAGRIVSALGAAIFTPVATALASDLVPPHRKGAALAVIFGGMTVAQAAGIPLATLIGQMFDWRYAFYFVVVLGLVALAILAPLMGRLPVGAAAPDTAAASRALTPVTAGLLLVTFLIVLSEFVVYTYVSVILAGTSYAGAPILPAVLLAYGIGALAGNFATGILTDRLGPLQVLIGAVAVQTALLVALVMWRDAALVTVVVGFVWGIVSYMYLVPIQHRLLSHAGGGGALILSLNSSLIYVGISAGAWLGGVVLDRVGIPSLALVAGALGTVALVAAMVFMRRPVIE; encoded by the coding sequence ATGAGCGGTAGCGGATCGAAGACGCTGGGCGGGACCTCGCGCCAGACGGTGCTGTTGGCGGCGCTGGGCGTGGGGGCCGTCGCCATTGGAATGGACACCTTCGTGGTGATCGGCGTTCTTAACGAAATCGCCGCGAGCCTCGAGATTCCGGCAACGCGGGCCGGACAGCTCGTGTCCGTCTATGCGCTTTCCTACGCCGTCTTCGCGCCGCTGAGCGCCTGGCTGCTGCGCGGGCTCGACCGGCGCCGGGTGATCCTGCTGGCCATCGGCTTTTTTCTCGCCGGCAATCTGGCCTGCGGATTGGCCACCGGGTTTCACCAGATCGTGGCCGGGCGGATCGTGTCGGCGCTGGGGGCTGCGATCTTCACGCCGGTCGCGACCGCGCTCGCCTCCGATCTGGTGCCGCCGCACCGCAAGGGCGCGGCACTCGCCGTGATCTTCGGCGGCATGACGGTCGCCCAGGCGGCCGGCATTCCGCTCGCGACCCTGATCGGCCAGATGTTCGACTGGCGTTACGCATTTTACTTCGTCGTCGTGCTGGGCCTCGTCGCGCTCGCCATCCTGGCGCCGCTGATGGGGCGTCTGCCCGTCGGCGCGGCCGCACCGGACACCGCGGCCGCATCGCGCGCGCTGACGCCGGTGACCGCCGGTCTCCTGCTGGTAACCTTCCTGATCGTCTTGTCGGAATTCGTCGTCTACACCTATGTGAGCGTGATCCTCGCCGGGACGTCCTACGCCGGCGCGCCGATCCTGCCGGCGGTGCTCCTGGCCTATGGCATCGGCGCGCTCGCCGGCAATTTCGCCACCGGGATCCTGACCGACCGGCTCGGCCCGCTGCAGGTGCTCATCGGCGCGGTCGCGGTGCAGACCGCGCTCCTCGTCGCGCTCGTCATGTGGCGTGACGCGGCGCTGGTGACGGTGGTGGTCGGTTTTGTCTGGGGCATCGTCAGCTACATGTATCTGGTGCCGATCCAGCACCGCCTGCTCAGCCACGCCGGCGGGGGCGGTGCGCTGATCCTGTCGCTGAACAGTTCGCTGATCTACGTCGGCATCTCCGCCGGCGCCTGGCTCGGCGGCGTCGTGCTCGACAGGGTCGGCATTCCGTCGCTGGCGCTGGTCGCCGGTGCGCTCGGCACCGTGGCGCTGGTCGCGGCGATGGTCTTCATGCGACGGCCGGTGATCGAGTAA